Proteins encoded within one genomic window of Alosa alosa isolate M-15738 ecotype Scorff River chromosome 24, AALO_Geno_1.1, whole genome shotgun sequence:
- the LOC125289838 gene encoding SH3 domain and tetratricopeptide repeat-containing protein 1 isoform X2, translating into MSTAVHRNSIAQVGNGVEYETARTGRRLRRELSAAEIYSDHDLDLNKDSHGTRDMEQKSSKGTGSIKRQCSTSDDNIPTVLSLQLAMVQGPDRLPDSEWAQDVLRGKLRLVEADPGKVTTLLSELSAHLLTINSDKNIINVTFKTFEEIWKFNTYYKMGFLGQCMEILLLDQNFWLNSLDQEDAGIEISIKDETMNLMYRGILMQEGSFFASCTSNQMFDSSTSGSDLYLEKGDIALFEPPFLGSGWTVLSLADGSRGTKPKPALEPVIPFYEWFLKSCPEGTIVGNGKVTHSFPYQLATGACVATGDHDANAPDELSFEAGEHITVVGLLASCYQWFLGRRETNGDVGLVQIHLVKPADTLCESTDLFLSTEDRLFLKLEQDKIKEETINLLKKTSQSDVGTVYQLDLISDSLPISSKIHRSEDGDVNANTEVELKNKIVDYLHNLAKSDGMVSSSNKPDGTDVSSDKVVDSKDMPTFTVCSEAEGASTDGYHSLLSFLGGRDFREELRSLYTSYPEFLMLCFHGHADEEELVAYLGVARETARKKRQSWAQSRICFLLGQMCASRSKFSQARVYYEEALSVPMDSFSDMPMLSALYTNLALIYLTQKNTEKYFALSERLAALLMGVPDAISGTEDPEVLKFLLKKAILSGNKPAEARSCFLMAKLHLKLGEAASTVAFLERFQILSGQLSGVCQGIRSHGYLLLGRLYSDLSLPHLAVSSAHQASLQTSTTLSDCLCSISLLLENTPQLYGVTVPAQVVPYLTRAVHLAHEGSELPLAHVHALCLSQLFHQHGLPDRAVGYMRAFLLGLGASSGMSQGDAADALVWLAWLYVCSGRPHVALDVLDAVLASLPEHCTTQQEGVVYNMRAIALRRTGNLRHAAESYRAAVEVCEEFEDRHNWAVALANLGLLCLRAKARGLAEEHLVQAVELFSELEEDELDGHELSFITVLLELGQHYVSQGYHERGKIYYEWSLLLAIHSGQSESQLKATRHLCHLYGQVCPNEAQCIIYNEHQLALVHHMGDRSVEADILETISQLYLGLGTEKANRSALEHTKQSLGIFIDLGMRRKEARAWLQAGKIYHILRQTELVELHVQVAQDVGLSTGDTQFILELLEAAGDIFFNSTAERDKAVCFYRDRALPIAVKTGSVYSQLRLCNKLAELLLKMRVCEEAVEFAQTALDLSISLGDHLNERVAFHRLATLYHCLGQFEMAEHNYLKALSLCPTPLQYDEETLYYVRVYQTLGDIIFYDLKDPFDAAGYYHLALAAAMDLGNKKAQLNLCTRLATIYHNFLMDRELSLFFYQRARTFASDLNVRRINLAPDQNFQSTAQYRTEPHRLSLVAATG; encoded by the exons ATGTCAACAGCTGTACATCGAAATTCCATTGCTCAAGTCGGGAACGGGGTAGAATATGAAACTGCTCGAACAGGTCGAAGACTTCGTCGTGAACTATCTGCAGCAGAGATATATTCGGACCATGACCTGGATTTAAACAAGGACTCCCACGGCACCAGGGACATGG AGCAAAAGTCTTCAAAAGGCACTGGAAGCATCAAACGCCAGTGCTCAACTTCTGATGACAACATACCCACTG TGCTGTCTTTGCAGCTGGCTATGGTGCAAGGGCCGGACAGGCTTCCTGACAGCGAGTGGGCACAGGATGTGCTGAGAGGGAAGCTCCGTCTGGTGGAAGCTGACCCCGGGAAGGTCACGACCCTGCTCTCA GAACTCTCCGCCCATCTGTTAACTATAAACAGTGACAAGAACATCATAAATGTCACCTTCAAAACCTTTGAGGAAATCTGGAAGTTCAACACATATTACAAAATGG GATTCCTGGGTCAGTGCATGGAGATTTTGCTGCTGGACCAGAACTTCTGGCTGAACTCGCTGGACCAAGAGGATGCTGGGATAGAAATTTCCATCAAAGATGAGACCATGAATCTCATGTACAGAGGCATCCTCATGCAAGAAG GATCTTTCTTTGCATCGTGCACTTCCAACCAAATGTTTGACAGCTCAACGTCAGGAAGTGACCTTTATTTGGAGAAAGGCGACATCGCCCTTTTTGAGCCACCTTTTCTGGGCTCAGGGTGGACAGTGCTGTCTTTGGCAGACGGGTCTCGTGGAACCAAACCTAAACCAGCCCTGGAGCCAGTTATCCCTTTCTATGA GTGGTTTCTAAAGTCATGTCCTGAAGGAACCATAGTTGGCAATGGAAAAGTAACTCACAGTTTCCCTTATCAGCTTG CCACAGGTGCCTGTGTGGCCACAGGAGATCATGACGCCAACGCTCCAGACGAGCTGAGCTTTGAGGCGGGGGAGCACATCACTGTGGTGGGGCTGCTGGCGTCCTGCTACCAGTGGTTCCTAGGGAGGAGGGAGACCAATGGAGATGTTGGACTGGTGCAGATACATCTGGTCAAACCCGCAGATACTCTTTGTGA GTCAACAGATCTGTTTCTAAGCACAGAAGACAGGTTGTTCCTCAAACTGGAACAGGACAAAATTAAGGAGGAGACAATTAACTTGTTGAAAAAGACATCCCAGAGTGATGTTGGGACTGTCTACCAACTTG ATTTGATCAGTGACTCCCTTCCTATTTCAAGCAAAA TTCACCGATCAGAAGATGGAGATGTGAACGCCAACACAGAAGTGGAACTGAAAAATAAAATTGTGGATTACCTGCACAATCTGGCAAAGTCTGATGGAATGGTGTCGTCTTCAAACAAGCCTGATGGAACTGACGTGTCCTCAGACAAGGTGGTGGACAGCAAGGACATGCCAACCTTCACTGTCTGCTCTGAAGCAGAGGGCGCCAGTACCGACGGGTACCACTCCCTCCTGTCTTTCCTGGGCGGCCGCGATTTCCGTGAGGAGCTACGGTCCCTGTACACCTCTTACCCAGAATTCCTCATGTTGTGCTTCCACGGTCACGCCGACGAGGAGGAGCTGGTGGCTTACCTGGGCGTTGCCAGGGAAACGGCCAGGAAGAAGCGGCAGTCGTGGGCTCAGAGCCGGATCTGCTTCCTGCTGGGCCAGATGTGCGCCAGCCGCTCCAAGTTCTCCCAGGCTCGGGTCTACTACGAGGAGGCCCTGAGCGTCCCTATGGACTCCTTCTCGGACATGCCCATGTTGTCTGCGCTCTACACCAACCTGGCGCTCATTTACCTGACGCAGAAGAACACGGAGAAGTACTTTGCCCTGTCGGAGCGCCTGGCCGCGCTGTTGATGGGCGTGCCCGACGCCATCTCGGGCACAGAGGATCCCGAGGTGCTCAAGTTCCTCCTGAAAAAGGCCATCTTGTCCGGCAACAAGCCTGCCGAGGCACGGAGCTGTTTCCTGATGGCCAAGCTCCACCTGAAGCTCGGAGAGGCCGCGAGCACCGTGGCCTTCCTGGAGAGGTTTCAGATCCTCTCCGGTCAGCTCTCGGGAGTCTGCCAGGGGATCCGTAGCCACGGCTACCTGCTGCTAGGGAGACTGTACAGCGACTTAAGCTTGCCCCACCTGGCGGTCAGCTCGGCGCACCAAGCCTCGCTGCAGACGTCCACCACGCTCTCGGACTGCCTGTGCAGCATCTCCCTGCTGCTGGAGAACACGCCCCAGCTCTATGGCGTCACTGTCCCCGCACAGGTTGTCCCCTACCTGACCAGAGCAGTTCACCTGGCTCACGAAGGCTCAGAGCTTCCCTTGGCTCACGTCCATGCACTCTGCCTCTCGCAGCTGTTCCACCAGCACGGCCTGCCCGACCGCGCCGTGGGCTACATGCGGGCGTTCCTCCTGGGCTTGGGCGCGTCGTCTGGGATGAGCCAGGGCGACGCCGCGGACGCGCTGGTCTGGCTGGCCTGGCTGTACGTGTGCAGCGGGCGGCCCCACGTGGCCCTGGACGTGCTGGACGCGGTGCTGGCCTCTCTGCCCGAGCACTGCACCACGCAGCAGGAGGGTGTGGTGTACAACATGCGGGCCATCGCCCTGCGGCGCACCGGCAACCTCCGGCACGCCGCCGAGAGCTACCGGGCGGCGGTGGAGGTGTGCGAGGAGTTCGAGGACCGGCACAACTGGGCCGTGGCGCTGGCCAACCTGGGCCTCCTCTGCCTGAGGGCCAAAGCCAGGGGCCTGGCCGAGGAGCACCTGGTCCAGGCGGTAGAGCTCTTCTCGGAGCTGGAGGAGGACGAGCTGGATGGCCACGAGCTGAGCTTCATCACCGTGCTGCTGGAGCTGGGCCAGCATTACGTCTCCCAGGGTTACCACGAGAGAGGGAAGATCTACTACGAGTGGAGCCTGCTGCTCGCCATCCACTCAGGACAATCAGAGA GTCAGCTCAAGGCCACTCGTCACTTGTGTCACCTGTACGGTCAGGTATGTCCAAATGAGGCCCAGTGCATCATCTACAATGAACACCAACTGGCTCTAGTGCACCACATGGGGGATCGCAGCGTGGAGGCAGACATTTTGGAGACCATCAGTCAACTGTACCTAGGGCTGGGCACAGAAAA GGCCAACAGGTCAGCACTGGAGCACACCAAGCAGAGCCTGGGCATCTTCATAGACCTGGGCATGAGGAGGAAGGAGGCCAGAGCCTGGCTGCAGGCTGGGAAGATCTATCACATCCTGAGGCAGACAGAACTAGTGGAGCTCCACGTGCAG GTGGCACAGGACGTGGGACTGAGCACGGGAGACACTCAGTTCATCCTGGAGCTTCTGGAGGCTGCGGGCGACATCTTCTTCAACAGCACAGCGGAGAGAGACAAGGCCGTCTGCTTCTACAGG GATCGTGCCCTCCCCATCGCTGTGAAGACAGGCAGTGTGTACTCCCAGCTGAGGTTGTGTAATAAACTGGCCGAGCTCTTACTAAAGATGCGAGTGTGCGAGGAGGCTGTGGAGTTCGCCCAGACTGCACTGGATCTCAGTATTTCACTCG GAGATCATCTGAATGAGAGGGTTGCGTTCCATCGTCTGGCCACACTGTACCACTGCCTGGGTCAGTTTGAGATGGCTGAGCACAACTACCTGAAGGCGCTGTCCCTCTGTCCCACTCCACTACAGTATGATGAGGAGACCTTGTACTATGTCAGAGTCTACCAGACCTTAGGGGACATCATCTTTTATGATCTCAAG GACCCCTTTGATGCTGCTGGATACTACCACCTGGCCTTGGCGGCCGCCATGGATCTGGGCAATAAGAAGGCCCAGCTGAACCTGTGCACCCGTCTGGCCACCATCTACCATAACTTCCTCATGGACCGCGAGCTGTCGCTTTTCTTCTACCAGCGGGCCCGGACATTTGCTTCAGACCTCAACGTACGCCGCATCAACCTGGCACCCGATCAGAACTTTCAGAGCACAGCTCAGTACCGAACAGAGCCCCATCGCTTAAGCTTGGTTGCCGCTACAGGATAA
- the LOC125289838 gene encoding SH3 domain and tetratricopeptide repeat-containing protein 1 isoform X1, with amino-acid sequence MSTAVHRNSIAQVGNGVEYETARTGRRLRRELSAAEIYSDHDLDLNKDSHGTRDMEQKSSKGTGSIKRQCSTSDDNIPTVLSLQLAMVQGPDRLPDSEWAQDVLRGKLRLVEADPGKVTTLLSELSAHLLTINSDKNIINVTFKTFEEIWKFNTYYKMGFLGQCMEILLLDQNFWLNSLDQEDAGIEISIKDETMNLMYRGILMQEGSFFASCTSNQMFDSSTSGSDLYLEKGDIALFEPPFLGSGWTVLSLADGSRGTKPKPALEPVIPFYEWFLKSCPEGTIVGNGKVTHSFPYQLATGACVATGDHDANAPDELSFEAGEHITVVGLLASCYQWFLGRRETNGDVGLVQIHLVKPADTLCESTDLFLSTEDRLFLKLEQDKIKEETINLLKKTSQSDVGTVYQLDLISDSLPISSKTVHRSEDGDVNANTEVELKNKIVDYLHNLAKSDGMVSSSNKPDGTDVSSDKVVDSKDMPTFTVCSEAEGASTDGYHSLLSFLGGRDFREELRSLYTSYPEFLMLCFHGHADEEELVAYLGVARETARKKRQSWAQSRICFLLGQMCASRSKFSQARVYYEEALSVPMDSFSDMPMLSALYTNLALIYLTQKNTEKYFALSERLAALLMGVPDAISGTEDPEVLKFLLKKAILSGNKPAEARSCFLMAKLHLKLGEAASTVAFLERFQILSGQLSGVCQGIRSHGYLLLGRLYSDLSLPHLAVSSAHQASLQTSTTLSDCLCSISLLLENTPQLYGVTVPAQVVPYLTRAVHLAHEGSELPLAHVHALCLSQLFHQHGLPDRAVGYMRAFLLGLGASSGMSQGDAADALVWLAWLYVCSGRPHVALDVLDAVLASLPEHCTTQQEGVVYNMRAIALRRTGNLRHAAESYRAAVEVCEEFEDRHNWAVALANLGLLCLRAKARGLAEEHLVQAVELFSELEEDELDGHELSFITVLLELGQHYVSQGYHERGKIYYEWSLLLAIHSGQSESQLKATRHLCHLYGQVCPNEAQCIIYNEHQLALVHHMGDRSVEADILETISQLYLGLGTEKANRSALEHTKQSLGIFIDLGMRRKEARAWLQAGKIYHILRQTELVELHVQVAQDVGLSTGDTQFILELLEAAGDIFFNSTAERDKAVCFYRDRALPIAVKTGSVYSQLRLCNKLAELLLKMRVCEEAVEFAQTALDLSISLGDHLNERVAFHRLATLYHCLGQFEMAEHNYLKALSLCPTPLQYDEETLYYVRVYQTLGDIIFYDLKDPFDAAGYYHLALAAAMDLGNKKAQLNLCTRLATIYHNFLMDRELSLFFYQRARTFASDLNVRRINLAPDQNFQSTAQYRTEPHRLSLVAATG; translated from the exons ATGTCAACAGCTGTACATCGAAATTCCATTGCTCAAGTCGGGAACGGGGTAGAATATGAAACTGCTCGAACAGGTCGAAGACTTCGTCGTGAACTATCTGCAGCAGAGATATATTCGGACCATGACCTGGATTTAAACAAGGACTCCCACGGCACCAGGGACATGG AGCAAAAGTCTTCAAAAGGCACTGGAAGCATCAAACGCCAGTGCTCAACTTCTGATGACAACATACCCACTG TGCTGTCTTTGCAGCTGGCTATGGTGCAAGGGCCGGACAGGCTTCCTGACAGCGAGTGGGCACAGGATGTGCTGAGAGGGAAGCTCCGTCTGGTGGAAGCTGACCCCGGGAAGGTCACGACCCTGCTCTCA GAACTCTCCGCCCATCTGTTAACTATAAACAGTGACAAGAACATCATAAATGTCACCTTCAAAACCTTTGAGGAAATCTGGAAGTTCAACACATATTACAAAATGG GATTCCTGGGTCAGTGCATGGAGATTTTGCTGCTGGACCAGAACTTCTGGCTGAACTCGCTGGACCAAGAGGATGCTGGGATAGAAATTTCCATCAAAGATGAGACCATGAATCTCATGTACAGAGGCATCCTCATGCAAGAAG GATCTTTCTTTGCATCGTGCACTTCCAACCAAATGTTTGACAGCTCAACGTCAGGAAGTGACCTTTATTTGGAGAAAGGCGACATCGCCCTTTTTGAGCCACCTTTTCTGGGCTCAGGGTGGACAGTGCTGTCTTTGGCAGACGGGTCTCGTGGAACCAAACCTAAACCAGCCCTGGAGCCAGTTATCCCTTTCTATGA GTGGTTTCTAAAGTCATGTCCTGAAGGAACCATAGTTGGCAATGGAAAAGTAACTCACAGTTTCCCTTATCAGCTTG CCACAGGTGCCTGTGTGGCCACAGGAGATCATGACGCCAACGCTCCAGACGAGCTGAGCTTTGAGGCGGGGGAGCACATCACTGTGGTGGGGCTGCTGGCGTCCTGCTACCAGTGGTTCCTAGGGAGGAGGGAGACCAATGGAGATGTTGGACTGGTGCAGATACATCTGGTCAAACCCGCAGATACTCTTTGTGA GTCAACAGATCTGTTTCTAAGCACAGAAGACAGGTTGTTCCTCAAACTGGAACAGGACAAAATTAAGGAGGAGACAATTAACTTGTTGAAAAAGACATCCCAGAGTGATGTTGGGACTGTCTACCAACTTG ATTTGATCAGTGACTCCCTTCCTATTTCAAGCAAAA CAGTTCACCGATCAGAAGATGGAGATGTGAACGCCAACACAGAAGTGGAACTGAAAAATAAAATTGTGGATTACCTGCACAATCTGGCAAAGTCTGATGGAATGGTGTCGTCTTCAAACAAGCCTGATGGAACTGACGTGTCCTCAGACAAGGTGGTGGACAGCAAGGACATGCCAACCTTCACTGTCTGCTCTGAAGCAGAGGGCGCCAGTACCGACGGGTACCACTCCCTCCTGTCTTTCCTGGGCGGCCGCGATTTCCGTGAGGAGCTACGGTCCCTGTACACCTCTTACCCAGAATTCCTCATGTTGTGCTTCCACGGTCACGCCGACGAGGAGGAGCTGGTGGCTTACCTGGGCGTTGCCAGGGAAACGGCCAGGAAGAAGCGGCAGTCGTGGGCTCAGAGCCGGATCTGCTTCCTGCTGGGCCAGATGTGCGCCAGCCGCTCCAAGTTCTCCCAGGCTCGGGTCTACTACGAGGAGGCCCTGAGCGTCCCTATGGACTCCTTCTCGGACATGCCCATGTTGTCTGCGCTCTACACCAACCTGGCGCTCATTTACCTGACGCAGAAGAACACGGAGAAGTACTTTGCCCTGTCGGAGCGCCTGGCCGCGCTGTTGATGGGCGTGCCCGACGCCATCTCGGGCACAGAGGATCCCGAGGTGCTCAAGTTCCTCCTGAAAAAGGCCATCTTGTCCGGCAACAAGCCTGCCGAGGCACGGAGCTGTTTCCTGATGGCCAAGCTCCACCTGAAGCTCGGAGAGGCCGCGAGCACCGTGGCCTTCCTGGAGAGGTTTCAGATCCTCTCCGGTCAGCTCTCGGGAGTCTGCCAGGGGATCCGTAGCCACGGCTACCTGCTGCTAGGGAGACTGTACAGCGACTTAAGCTTGCCCCACCTGGCGGTCAGCTCGGCGCACCAAGCCTCGCTGCAGACGTCCACCACGCTCTCGGACTGCCTGTGCAGCATCTCCCTGCTGCTGGAGAACACGCCCCAGCTCTATGGCGTCACTGTCCCCGCACAGGTTGTCCCCTACCTGACCAGAGCAGTTCACCTGGCTCACGAAGGCTCAGAGCTTCCCTTGGCTCACGTCCATGCACTCTGCCTCTCGCAGCTGTTCCACCAGCACGGCCTGCCCGACCGCGCCGTGGGCTACATGCGGGCGTTCCTCCTGGGCTTGGGCGCGTCGTCTGGGATGAGCCAGGGCGACGCCGCGGACGCGCTGGTCTGGCTGGCCTGGCTGTACGTGTGCAGCGGGCGGCCCCACGTGGCCCTGGACGTGCTGGACGCGGTGCTGGCCTCTCTGCCCGAGCACTGCACCACGCAGCAGGAGGGTGTGGTGTACAACATGCGGGCCATCGCCCTGCGGCGCACCGGCAACCTCCGGCACGCCGCCGAGAGCTACCGGGCGGCGGTGGAGGTGTGCGAGGAGTTCGAGGACCGGCACAACTGGGCCGTGGCGCTGGCCAACCTGGGCCTCCTCTGCCTGAGGGCCAAAGCCAGGGGCCTGGCCGAGGAGCACCTGGTCCAGGCGGTAGAGCTCTTCTCGGAGCTGGAGGAGGACGAGCTGGATGGCCACGAGCTGAGCTTCATCACCGTGCTGCTGGAGCTGGGCCAGCATTACGTCTCCCAGGGTTACCACGAGAGAGGGAAGATCTACTACGAGTGGAGCCTGCTGCTCGCCATCCACTCAGGACAATCAGAGA GTCAGCTCAAGGCCACTCGTCACTTGTGTCACCTGTACGGTCAGGTATGTCCAAATGAGGCCCAGTGCATCATCTACAATGAACACCAACTGGCTCTAGTGCACCACATGGGGGATCGCAGCGTGGAGGCAGACATTTTGGAGACCATCAGTCAACTGTACCTAGGGCTGGGCACAGAAAA GGCCAACAGGTCAGCACTGGAGCACACCAAGCAGAGCCTGGGCATCTTCATAGACCTGGGCATGAGGAGGAAGGAGGCCAGAGCCTGGCTGCAGGCTGGGAAGATCTATCACATCCTGAGGCAGACAGAACTAGTGGAGCTCCACGTGCAG GTGGCACAGGACGTGGGACTGAGCACGGGAGACACTCAGTTCATCCTGGAGCTTCTGGAGGCTGCGGGCGACATCTTCTTCAACAGCACAGCGGAGAGAGACAAGGCCGTCTGCTTCTACAGG GATCGTGCCCTCCCCATCGCTGTGAAGACAGGCAGTGTGTACTCCCAGCTGAGGTTGTGTAATAAACTGGCCGAGCTCTTACTAAAGATGCGAGTGTGCGAGGAGGCTGTGGAGTTCGCCCAGACTGCACTGGATCTCAGTATTTCACTCG GAGATCATCTGAATGAGAGGGTTGCGTTCCATCGTCTGGCCACACTGTACCACTGCCTGGGTCAGTTTGAGATGGCTGAGCACAACTACCTGAAGGCGCTGTCCCTCTGTCCCACTCCACTACAGTATGATGAGGAGACCTTGTACTATGTCAGAGTCTACCAGACCTTAGGGGACATCATCTTTTATGATCTCAAG GACCCCTTTGATGCTGCTGGATACTACCACCTGGCCTTGGCGGCCGCCATGGATCTGGGCAATAAGAAGGCCCAGCTGAACCTGTGCACCCGTCTGGCCACCATCTACCATAACTTCCTCATGGACCGCGAGCTGTCGCTTTTCTTCTACCAGCGGGCCCGGACATTTGCTTCAGACCTCAACGTACGCCGCATCAACCTGGCACCCGATCAGAACTTTCAGAGCACAGCTCAGTACCGAACAGAGCCCCATCGCTTAAGCTTGGTTGCCGCTACAGGATAA